The following coding sequences lie in one Alicyclobacillus curvatus genomic window:
- a CDS encoding transposase → MLSQGQNIVVDIDSSVETVYGYQENSLVQLNPHHHGGASFHPVLAFDSQTGCCIYDELRCGDVHTPDGFAFYEAIMLQVP, encoded by the coding sequence GTGCTCTCTCAAGGACAGAATATTGTCGTGGATATCGACTCTTCCGTAGAAACGGTATATGGCTATCAAGAGAATTCTCTCGTCCAGCTTAATCCACATCATCACGGCGGAGCTAGCTTTCATCCGGTGCTGGCATTTGACTCGCAGACTGGTTGTTGCATCTATGACGAACTGCGCTGTGGTGACGTTCACACCCCGGATGGGTTCGCATTTTACGAGGCGATAATGTTACAAGTACCGTAA